A genomic stretch from Ancylothrix sp. D3o includes:
- a CDS encoding Uma2 family endonuclease, with protein sequence MLLLDPKTLQPAEEQRVIFYEVSWEQYELLSDMLNLEFTRMTYLEGSLEIIMTNSPEHERLKKIIARLIEAYAEQKNIELNGYGSTTFRRRAVKRGVEPDECYCLGSLNEVPDIAIEIVISSGGIDKLEVYKGLGVKEVWFWENQQLSFYYLPDTDADYVQNSRSVLLPDLDPILLANFIGESNQTQAVRNYKLALINDGN encoded by the coding sequence ATGTTACTTTTAGATCCAAAAACCTTACAGCCGGCAGAAGAACAACGAGTCATTTTTTATGAGGTAAGTTGGGAACAATACGAATTATTGTCTGATATGCTTAACCTCGAATTTACGCGGATGACGTACTTGGAAGGAAGCTTAGAAATTATAATGACAAATTCTCCTGAACATGAAAGGCTGAAAAAAATTATTGCCCGTTTAATAGAAGCCTACGCCGAACAAAAAAACATTGAATTAAACGGTTATGGTAGCACAACTTTTCGTCGCCGTGCTGTGAAACGGGGTGTAGAACCCGATGAATGTTATTGTTTAGGAAGCCTCAATGAAGTCCCAGATATTGCCATAGAAATTGTTATCAGTAGCGGCGGAATTGATAAATTAGAAGTGTATAAAGGTTTGGGAGTAAAAGAGGTGTGGTTTTGGGAAAATCAGCAATTGTCGTTTTATTATTTACCTGACACCGATGCTGATTATGTTCAGAATTCTCGCAGCGTTTTATTGCCAGATTTAGACCCTATTTTATTAGCGAATTTTATAGGAGAATCGAATCAAACTCAAGCCGTGAGAAATTACAAATTAGCCCTCATAAATGATGGAAATTAA
- a CDS encoding SNF2-related protein translates to MNFQKHPWRISYSSNENNPIAEFYIPALQSAIKYDRKSGFFNSKILSRVAQGIGAMLHNNGQIRLIMGCQFSPQDLQAIQQGYSLRDAMTFRLEDDFKPPETFAQLHHFEILSWLIQNGYLDIKIAIPLKTTGLPEAPETQLDYNHIFHEKTGIFTDSNGNQIAFSGSNNETEAGWQSNVESFHVYCSWEGERDLERISEEQYRFELLWNNLAPNVCTFDIPEAIQKKLLQYAPASKPNWNRQIEFDNRPVSNQKPLVTTNQPPEIPSLNYTISPENLEAEKQNFSPLFDLPKSPGCLDYCLKSIPIKPWPHQIKILRRVAEQYPCNFLIADEVGLGKTIETGLILRYLLVSQKAKRILILAPASVQPQWQEELREKFNLYFWSYSQNELKNSDGSSIIPTGNPWNAQNLILASSHLVRRSERMRELIEAEPWDLVVLDEAHHARRQSPQNRKETPNRLLQLMQQIKERTRALILLSATPMQIDTIEVFDLLQLLGLKGHWNYGDNFCNYFTSLTDKPDRYTLDFWQQMSTDYYQQGGKACQRLEQYLTKTDRLLSYRLKDTWQKSLKISNSKHCLADESFMTASRQYLTINTPIKDLMFRHTRDTLREYHRRGLLEKGIPERKVQDNAITLEENREIPLYRAVSDYVRHFYKLAEKENRKALGFLMTLYRKRLTSSFYAIKESLQRRLDGINITPDDLGDLEDADDPIIEGLESYFERADPEEIGYLQDLLQQFEDTGEDSKLSHFISILRQELRDRESAIAFTQYTDTMDYLREALRQLYGSQVACYSGRGGEIYQNSEWRIVPKEQIKKQFRAGNIKILLCTESASEGLNLQTCGVLVNYDMPWNPMRVEQRIGRLDRIGQVYPTVRIHNFYYDGTVEAKVYRKLRDRIDAFQSVVGNLQPILAKVPTFIERAAMSADPEEEGVLLAEFDNVLEAPPLRPALDEMVTRDVEADLLEINRAIAPALICSEKIEELLTNSLVIKQIGGNFEKLESRIWQLSYQGKIYEVTFYPECFDERPGLQYMSWGNPLFERLMGEVQKVLGVG, encoded by the coding sequence ATGAACTTCCAAAAACATCCCTGGCGGATAAGTTATTCCAGCAATGAAAACAACCCCATCGCCGAATTTTACATCCCCGCCTTACAATCAGCCATAAAATATGACAGAAAATCAGGATTTTTTAACAGCAAAATCCTCAGCAGAGTAGCCCAAGGTATCGGCGCAATGCTGCATAATAACGGGCAAATACGGTTAATAATGGGTTGCCAATTTAGCCCCCAAGACTTGCAAGCCATCCAACAAGGATACAGCCTCCGAGATGCAATGACATTTCGCCTAGAGGATGATTTTAAACCCCCCGAAACCTTCGCCCAACTTCACCATTTTGAAATTCTAAGCTGGCTGATCCAAAACGGATATTTAGACATAAAAATAGCAATTCCCCTAAAAACAACCGGCCTGCCAGAAGCCCCCGAAACACAACTTGATTATAACCATATTTTCCACGAAAAAACAGGAATTTTTACCGACAGTAACGGTAATCAAATCGCATTTAGCGGTTCCAACAATGAAACAGAGGCCGGTTGGCAAAGCAACGTTGAATCATTCCATGTTTATTGCTCTTGGGAAGGCGAAAGAGACTTAGAGAGAATTTCAGAAGAACAATATAGATTTGAGCTATTGTGGAACAATCTAGCCCCCAATGTCTGCACGTTTGATATCCCCGAAGCCATCCAAAAAAAGCTCTTACAATACGCCCCCGCAAGTAAACCAAACTGGAATCGACAAATTGAATTTGATAACCGGCCGGTGTCTAACCAAAAGCCATTAGTTACCACCAATCAACCCCCAGAAATTCCCTCTTTAAATTATACCATTTCTCCAGAAAATCTCGAAGCAGAAAAACAAAATTTTAGCCCTTTATTTGATTTACCTAAATCCCCTGGTTGCTTAGATTATTGCCTAAAATCAATTCCTATAAAACCTTGGCCTCACCAAATCAAAATCCTCCGCCGCGTCGCTGAACAATACCCCTGTAATTTTCTGATAGCAGATGAAGTTGGACTCGGTAAAACCATAGAAACCGGCCTAATTTTGCGCTACTTATTAGTTAGCCAAAAAGCCAAACGTATATTAATATTAGCACCGGCCAGCGTTCAACCGCAATGGCAAGAAGAATTAAGAGAAAAATTTAACCTTTATTTTTGGAGTTATAGCCAAAATGAATTAAAAAACTCAGATGGTTCTTCTATTATCCCCACCGGCAATCCTTGGAACGCCCAAAACTTAATACTTGCCTCCTCACATTTAGTGCGCCGGTCAGAAAGAATGCGAGAATTAATAGAAGCAGAACCCTGGGATTTAGTTGTGCTAGATGAAGCCCACCACGCCCGCCGGCAAAGCCCCCAAAACCGCAAAGAAACCCCCAACCGGCTGTTACAATTAATGCAGCAAATTAAAGAAAGAACCCGCGCTTTAATTTTGCTATCTGCCACCCCTATGCAAATAGACACCATAGAAGTATTTGATTTGTTGCAATTATTGGGATTAAAAGGCCATTGGAATTATGGCGATAACTTCTGTAATTATTTTACCTCATTAACAGACAAACCAGACCGCTACACCTTAGATTTTTGGCAACAAATGTCAACTGATTATTATCAGCAAGGAGGAAAAGCCTGTCAACGCCTCGAACAATATTTAACCAAAACTGACCGCTTACTATCCTATCGTCTTAAAGATACTTGGCAGAAAAGTTTAAAAATATCTAACTCGAAACATTGCCTAGCTGATGAATCATTTATGACAGCATCCCGGCAATATCTGACAATTAATACACCCATCAAAGATTTAATGTTTCGCCACACCCGCGATACCTTGCGAGAGTATCACCGACGAGGGCTTTTAGAGAAAGGAATTCCTGAAAGAAAAGTTCAAGACAACGCAATTACTTTAGAGGAAAATAGAGAAATTCCCTTATATCGCGCCGTGAGTGATTATGTCCGCCATTTTTATAAATTAGCCGAAAAAGAAAACCGCAAAGCTTTAGGGTTTTTAATGACACTTTACCGTAAACGTTTAACCAGTTCTTTTTATGCCATTAAAGAATCGTTACAGCGCCGATTAGATGGCATTAATATAACCCCCGATGACTTAGGAGATTTAGAAGATGCAGACGATCCAATTATTGAAGGATTAGAGTCTTATTTTGAACGAGCAGATCCCGAAGAAATTGGATATTTACAGGATTTATTACAGCAATTTGAGGACACCGGCGAAGATAGCAAACTTTCTCATTTTATTAGTATTCTGCGGCAAGAATTAAGAGATAGAGAAAGTGCAATTGCTTTTACGCAATATACAGACACAATGGACTATTTGCGGGAAGCTTTACGTCAATTATACGGCTCCCAAGTAGCTTGTTATTCTGGAAGAGGCGGAGAAATTTATCAAAATAGCGAATGGCGAATTGTGCCAAAAGAGCAAATTAAAAAGCAATTTCGAGCAGGAAATATTAAAATTTTACTATGTACAGAATCCGCTTCAGAAGGGTTAAATTTACAAACTTGTGGGGTATTGGTTAACTATGATATGCCTTGGAACCCGATGCGGGTTGAGCAAAGAATAGGCCGGTTAGATCGCATTGGTCAAGTATATCCGACCGTAAGAATTCATAATTTTTATTATGATGGTACGGTTGAGGCAAAAGTGTATCGAAAGCTGAGAGATAGGATTGATGCTTTTCAAAGTGTGGTGGGTAATTTACAGCCTATTTTAGCAAAAGTTCCCACGTTTATTGAACGAGCAGCGATGAGTGCAGATCCAGAAGAAGAGGGGGTTTTGCTGGCAGAATTTGATAATGTTTTGGAAGCGCCACCTTTAAGGCCGGCATTAGATGAAATGGTAACAAGGGATGTAGAAGCCGACTTATTAGAAATTAATCGAGCAATTGCGCCGGCACTGATTTGTTCGGAAAAGATAGAGGAATTGCTAACGAATTCTTTGGTTATTAAGCAGATAGGGGGGAATTTTGAAAAGCTAGAATCGCGTATTTGGCAGTTGAGTTATCAAGGTAAAATCTATGAGGTGACGTTTTATCCAGAGTGCTTTGATGAGAGGCCGGGTTTACAGTATATGAGTTGGGGAAATCCGCTTTTTGAGCGGTTAATGGGTGAGGTTCAGAAGGTATTGGGGGTCGGATAA
- a CDS encoding DUF499 domain-containing protein yields QVGRTEAKQDLQIRRDSIFAKKLFTLISAPQSPSDVDDIPDDVALCLIDFGEAMVQNSTDEAPYLIEQIFNNTGESGKFRTYRNRLLFLVANERELEKAIDLVREYKAIQNILASQTRLEDLSESQRKQIKERKGGKDLEVRVALTNAYRHLFYPDQDPVKAPKGLKHYTLPAEDSSMVKGKNNQQDVILKALKDCQKIRSDEEIKPYAPAFILQKVWPAGLEHFSVKALRDEFAKNLSLKILLDAEISLLRDTIRRGLEEGQWDMKVGEKLYIKTNDSPLFLPDVIEFSDRMVLYRREILQPPVPKEIELSTVVMPATEAAKLVRVRWKAKGALSVSLYQDGELLSNTFRPSDEWEGKIEKAAVFRVVADYGNGEIIEKETAVNVTSTGTPGMVKNGGGVYTTAGTVSLFDLKPATIELEGSLNGVFTQFMDQCLDFKVRGIESLDLSVSQGMDYRKIGTAIPLFSRFKLQIDKTVSLTANDQFVRLEYQGSVRGFQSFFTTINTLLNSEGTKADISLKISFEFETPIQPQGTELNAIKQALNRNPVDHLSLRAKVVY; encoded by the coding sequence AGCAGGTAGGCCGAACTGAGGCGAAACAAGACCTGCAAATTCGACGGGATAGCATTTTTGCCAAAAAATTATTTACCTTGATTTCTGCCCCACAAAGCCCCTCAGATGTAGATGATATTCCTGATGATGTGGCGCTTTGTTTGATAGATTTTGGTGAAGCAATGGTGCAAAATTCTACGGATGAAGCACCTTATTTAATTGAGCAAATTTTTAACAACACCGGCGAGTCGGGAAAGTTTCGTACTTATCGCAATCGGCTATTATTTTTAGTAGCAAATGAGCGAGAATTAGAAAAGGCAATCGATTTAGTGCGGGAATATAAGGCGATTCAAAATATTCTGGCAAGCCAAACCCGTTTAGAGGATTTATCTGAAAGTCAACGGAAGCAAATTAAAGAAAGGAAAGGTGGAAAAGATTTAGAGGTGAGGGTGGCTTTAACGAATGCTTACCGGCATTTATTTTACCCAGATCAAGATCCTGTAAAAGCACCGAAGGGTTTAAAACATTATACCTTGCCGGCGGAAGATTCTAGCATGGTGAAAGGAAAAAACAACCAGCAAGATGTTATTTTAAAAGCGCTGAAAGATTGCCAGAAAATACGCTCGGATGAGGAGATAAAACCCTATGCACCGGCCTTTATTTTACAAAAAGTATGGCCCGCCGGTTTAGAACATTTTAGCGTCAAAGCTTTGCGAGATGAATTTGCCAAAAATTTGAGTTTAAAAATTCTGCTAGATGCAGAAATATCCTTGTTGCGCGATACGATCCGGCGGGGTTTAGAAGAGGGACAATGGGATATGAAAGTTGGCGAAAAATTGTATATTAAAACAAACGATTCGCCGCTTTTTTTGCCAGATGTTATTGAGTTTTCCGATAGAATGGTTCTTTATCGCAGGGAGATTTTGCAGCCGCCGGTGCCGAAAGAAATAGAACTCAGTACCGTTGTGATGCCGGCAACAGAAGCGGCTAAGCTGGTGCGTGTACGATGGAAGGCTAAAGGGGCTTTAAGTGTGAGTCTTTATCAGGATGGGGAGTTATTATCAAATACATTCCGCCCTTCTGATGAGTGGGAGGGAAAAATAGAAAAAGCGGCGGTTTTTCGGGTGGTTGCTGATTACGGAAATGGGGAAATTATCGAGAAAGAAACAGCGGTAAATGTGACTTCTACCGGCACCCCTGGGATGGTAAAAAATGGGGGTGGAGTTTATACTACCGCCGGCACTGTTTCGCTGTTCGATTTAAAACCGGCTACCATAGAATTAGAAGGCAGTTTAAATGGTGTTTTTACGCAGTTTATGGATCAATGTCTTGATTTTAAAGTACGCGGAATTGAGTCTTTAGATTTATCTGTTTCTCAAGGTATGGATTACCGGAAAATTGGCACGGCAATTCCTTTATTTAGTCGCTTTAAATTGCAAATTGATAAAACTGTTAGTTTGACTGCTAATGACCAGTTTGTGCGGTTAGAATATCAGGGTTCTGTGCGGGGTTTTCAAAGCTTTTTTACCACAATTAATACTTTGTTAAATTCTGAAGGAACGAAGGCTGATATTAGTTTAAAGATAAGCTTTGAATTTGAAACACCAATCCAGCCGCAAGGTACTGAATTAAATGCAATAAAACAAGCGCTAAACCGGAATCCTGTTGATCATTTGAGCTTGCGTGCTAAGGTGGTTTATTAG
- a CDS encoding DUF1156 domain-containing protein, giving the protein MRPKLFIEKIFPVNDLNTQVYYEHGGNPFKGLHRWYSRKPLSFSRASVLASILPDDISLEEFKYLLGYYPEKEGLKPDPDIKLYKTPPGKFRLKKVHDYCEKVWGNRTPTILDAFAGGGSIPFEAARYGLNVLASDLNPVAVVTMKAAMEYPLKFGPDLQHDIDKWVKWVGDEAEKRLADFFPSAPGETVQNYLWAHTVVCPSCQSVVPLSPNWWLSKTSNYAGKGQARKVTSDWYAVKPIPNLAQKRVDFELVKGKKGKESTIKTEAGEYDPNTLSTLSRAVGKCFNCNAIITEQEIKGYTSVNNFGHQLYAVAYKKNKSILEFRNPEELDFYGFQKAQQYLNEAYPEFITKGLIPNEPTSTDLHNSPGNYDYGLRKYEDLFNPRQLLTLVTYVEIINEAKALLQAEYEPEKVEAITTYLALVLDRCVDKNCRLSMWDASRASYRTASGMHALNLMWNYPEVNSSIELWQSCLEDATKDYQKLCALFSTKPPSTGLEGIEQYDPKTIKIDAASADSLYHIPDNSVNAIITDPPYYSTIPYADLSDFFYVWMKRTLGDIFPELFWSELTEKAKEAVANPFRFRNMGTSPDELAKQDYEAKMALAFAEYYRVLREDGVMTVQFNHKESGAWDVLTKSLIDSGFEITASWAVSTENPQNLHQAQKNSVSSTVLLVCRKRDPNAEQAWWDDLRPEVANLVEQRAPEFEANDITGIDLYLSAFGPALNVFSRSYPILDSSGEEVRPEVAFAEARKAIANYRFRKLAQTDTAGFDALTQWYLLAWDAFRAVEFPFDEARQLALAIGGFNVTNLAKEHKLIDSTSGTCKFLTPKQRLKKRAFSINPQDFTLQNLVDGLHAIIAIYQEEDDIQRVREFMKKTNLVSNDMFMRTIEVALKVIPRIGDEKKRIPEEKALLDLWLAMDEIKAKVVYEQMELNFEEGQLSLDFSGDNTES; this is encoded by the coding sequence ATGCGTCCTAAACTTTTTATCGAAAAAATATTCCCGGTGAATGATTTAAATACACAAGTATATTACGAACATGGCGGAAACCCTTTTAAAGGTTTACATCGCTGGTATTCCCGCAAACCTTTATCCTTTTCTCGCGCTTCTGTTTTAGCCTCAATTTTACCCGATGATATCTCCTTAGAAGAGTTTAAATATTTGCTTGGTTACTATCCTGAAAAAGAAGGTTTAAAACCTGATCCTGATATCAAACTTTATAAAACTCCACCTGGTAAGTTTAGGCTTAAAAAAGTACACGACTATTGCGAGAAAGTGTGGGGAAATCGTACTCCTACTATTTTAGATGCCTTTGCCGGTGGGGGTAGCATTCCTTTTGAAGCGGCGCGATATGGGTTAAATGTATTGGCGTCGGATCTCAATCCTGTGGCGGTGGTGACGATGAAGGCGGCTATGGAATATCCGCTGAAATTTGGCCCCGATTTGCAGCATGATATTGATAAATGGGTGAAATGGGTGGGAGATGAAGCCGAGAAAAGATTAGCTGATTTTTTCCCCTCGGCGCCGGGGGAAACTGTGCAAAATTATTTGTGGGCTCATACGGTGGTTTGTCCGAGTTGTCAGTCTGTTGTACCATTAAGTCCGAATTGGTGGTTAAGTAAGACAAGTAACTATGCCGGTAAAGGACAAGCAAGAAAAGTTACGAGTGATTGGTATGCGGTGAAACCTATTCCTAATCTTGCACAAAAGCGGGTTGATTTTGAATTGGTGAAGGGGAAGAAAGGTAAAGAATCGACTATTAAAACAGAGGCCGGTGAGTACGATCCCAATACGTTATCTACTTTAAGTAGAGCCGTTGGGAAATGCTTCAATTGTAATGCTATTATAACAGAGCAAGAAATCAAAGGTTATACATCTGTAAATAATTTTGGACATCAGTTATATGCAGTAGCTTATAAAAAAAACAAATCTATATTAGAATTCCGAAACCCTGAAGAATTAGATTTTTACGGTTTTCAAAAAGCGCAACAGTATTTAAATGAGGCTTATCCTGAATTTATTACTAAGGGATTAATTCCCAATGAACCGACCAGTACCGACTTGCATAATTCTCCAGGCAATTATGACTATGGTTTACGAAAGTATGAAGACTTATTTAACCCTCGGCAGCTTCTAACGCTTGTCACTTATGTAGAAATAATCAACGAAGCTAAGGCGCTGTTACAGGCTGAATACGAACCGGAGAAAGTAGAGGCAATTACAACTTATTTAGCTTTAGTGTTAGATAGATGTGTTGATAAAAACTGTCGTTTATCCATGTGGGATGCTAGTCGAGCATCCTATAGAACAGCATCAGGAATGCACGCTCTCAACTTAATGTGGAACTATCCTGAAGTCAATAGTTCTATTGAACTGTGGCAATCTTGTTTAGAAGATGCTACTAAAGATTATCAAAAACTTTGTGCTTTATTCAGCACAAAACCCCCCTCCACTGGCCTAGAAGGAATCGAACAATACGACCCAAAAACCATTAAAATTGATGCAGCATCAGCCGATAGTCTCTACCACATCCCGGACAATTCAGTAAATGCAATTATCACAGATCCGCCTTATTATTCCACAATTCCCTATGCCGATCTTTCCGACTTTTTCTATGTCTGGATGAAACGCACATTAGGTGATATATTCCCTGAATTATTCTGGTCAGAACTTACTGAAAAAGCGAAAGAAGCTGTAGCGAATCCTTTCCGCTTCCGCAACATGGGAACATCACCAGACGAACTCGCCAAACAAGACTACGAAGCAAAAATGGCCCTTGCTTTTGCCGAATATTACCGAGTTTTGCGAGAAGACGGCGTAATGACAGTACAATTCAACCACAAAGAATCCGGCGCCTGGGACGTGCTCACAAAATCGCTGATAGATAGCGGCTTCGAGATTACCGCATCCTGGGCTGTCAGTACCGAAAACCCGCAAAACCTCCACCAAGCGCAGAAAAACTCAGTCTCCAGTACCGTCCTCTTAGTATGCCGCAAACGAGATCCCAACGCCGAACAAGCCTGGTGGGATGACTTGCGCCCGGAAGTTGCCAACTTAGTCGAACAACGCGCCCCCGAATTTGAAGCCAACGACATCACCGGCATAGACTTATATTTAAGCGCCTTTGGCCCCGCTTTAAACGTCTTCAGCCGTTCCTATCCCATCCTCGACAGCAGCGGTGAAGAAGTACGCCCCGAAGTAGCATTTGCCGAAGCCAGAAAAGCCATTGCAAATTACCGTTTCCGCAAACTAGCGCAAACAGATACAGCCGGTTTTGATGCCCTCACCCAATGGTATTTACTCGCCTGGGATGCCTTCCGCGCCGTTGAATTCCCCTTTGATGAAGCCCGACAATTAGCATTAGCAATAGGAGGTTTCAACGTCACCAATTTAGCAAAAGAACACAAATTAATTGACTCCACCAGCGGAACTTGTAAATTTTTAACACCAAAACAAAGGCTAAAAAAACGCGCATTTTCGATTAACCCGCAAGACTTCACCTTGCAAAATTTAGTAGATGGACTTCACGCGATTATCGCTATTTATCAAGAAGAAGATGATATCCAGCGTGTGCGCGAGTTTATGAAAAAAACCAACTTAGTAAGCAATGATATGTTCATGCGGACAATAGAAGTAGCGCTAAAAGTAATCCCCCGTATTGGAGACGAGAAAAAACGCATCCCCGAAGAAAAAGCCTTGTTAGATTTATGGTTAGCAATGGATGAAATTAAGGCAAAAGTTGTCTATGAACAAATGGAGTTAAATTTTGAAGAAGGGCAGTTAAGCTTAGATTTTAGTGGAGACAATACGGAGAGTTAA